From Methanobrevibacter sp., a single genomic window includes:
- a CDS encoding isopentenyl phosphate kinase produces the protein MIILKLGGSILTKKDSDESEIDDDNLKRIAHEIKESLESSNSKLVIVHGAGSFGHPPAKQYKIGEPFEIDEYPEKRIGFSKTQNAVKKLNMLICDALIGENIPVIAVPASAFMTSTNKRITDGNLDKFKQYIEKGYVPVIYGDVVIDEELEMAVISGDQIIQYLAVNLKPDTVILGTDVDGVYNKNPKLHDDAEFIELVSSLDDLDAFEQTTNVDVTGGMVGKIKELLDLADLGIESQIINADLENNIFDALENNKVKKTVISTKK, from the coding sequence ATGATAATTTTAAAACTTGGAGGAAGTATTTTAACCAAAAAAGACTCTGATGAAAGCGAAATTGACGATGATAATTTAAAGAGAATTGCTCATGAAATTAAAGAGTCTCTTGAATCATCAAACAGTAAATTAGTTATTGTTCATGGTGCAGGTTCATTTGGACATCCTCCAGCCAAACAGTATAAAATTGGAGAGCCTTTTGAAATTGATGAATATCCAGAAAAGAGAATAGGGTTTTCAAAAACACAAAATGCAGTTAAAAAGCTAAACATGCTTATTTGTGATGCACTTATTGGTGAAAATATTCCTGTGATTGCAGTTCCGGCATCAGCTTTCATGACATCCACCAATAAAAGAATAACAGATGGGAATCTAGATAAATTCAAACAATATATCGAAAAGGGATATGTCCCGGTAATATATGGGGATGTTGTAATTGATGAGGAGCTTGAGATGGCTGTAATCTCAGGAGATCAGATCATACAATATTTAGCCGTTAATTTAAAACCTGACACTGTTATTTTAGGAACTGACGTAGACGGGGTTTACAATAAAAATCCAAAGCTTCATGATGATGCGGAATTCATTGAATTGGTTTCATCCTTAGATGATTTGGACGCTTTTGAACAAACCACCAACGTTGACGTCACTGGCGGAATGGTTGGAAAAATTAAAGAGCTATTGGATTTGGCCGATTTGGGAATAGAATCACAAATAATCAATGCTGATTTGGAAAACAATATTTTCGATGCTTTAGAAAACAATAAAGTTAAGAAAACCGTAATTTCAACTAAAAAGTGA
- the mvk gene encoding mevalonate kinase: MQAIASAPAKTILFGEHSVVYNEPAIAGAVNKRAVVKIRPSKTDKSVLKSYDLNFEAELDTENKKYTLKKGKPGIIRYILESLFRVHDHSPIEMILSSDIPIGSGLGSSAAVTVATLAALYRYHHVRFNKKSLAHDAHMVEQAVQGIASPLDTMVSTYGGLVYLSRNKKIERFKVNFKAPMVVGYTNKHGNTGKMVKDVRALKNRNPKIVNTVLSSMGQLTNYAKQAILNEDYEKMGELMNLNQGFLDLLGVNTYELARMVYRARECGAIGSKITGAGGGGSIIALCPGKVDKVAKCIAKDDNVLKVRFTKKGVSSRVRK, translated from the coding sequence ATGCAAGCTATAGCTTCAGCTCCTGCTAAAACAATATTATTTGGTGAGCATTCGGTGGTTTATAATGAGCCGGCGATTGCAGGTGCAGTTAATAAAAGAGCAGTAGTGAAAATTAGGCCTTCTAAAACTGATAAGTCAGTTTTAAAATCTTATGATTTAAATTTTGAAGCAGAGTTAGATACTGAAAACAAAAAATACACATTAAAAAAAGGAAAACCTGGAATAATTAGATATATTTTGGAATCATTGTTCAGAGTACATGATCACTCACCTATTGAAATGATTCTTTCGTCTGATATTCCAATAGGTTCTGGTTTAGGTTCTTCTGCAGCTGTTACAGTAGCTACATTAGCAGCACTATACAGATACCACCATGTCAGATTCAATAAAAAATCATTAGCACATGATGCTCATATGGTAGAGCAGGCAGTTCAGGGTATTGCAAGTCCATTGGACACTATGGTTTCAACATATGGGGGTCTTGTTTATTTGTCTAGAAATAAAAAGATTGAGAGATTTAAAGTTAATTTTAAAGCTCCAATGGTTGTAGGTTATACAAATAAGCACGGAAATACGGGCAAGATGGTTAAGGATGTAAGGGCTCTCAAAAACAGAAATCCCAAAATAGTTAATACAGTCCTATCTTCAATGGGTCAATTGACAAACTATGCAAAACAGGCAATCTTAAATGAGGACTATGAAAAGATGGGGGAATTGATGAATCTTAATCAAGGGTTCCTTGATTTGTTGGGAGTAAATACTTATGAACTAGCTAGAATGGTTTATAGGGCTCGTGAATGTGGAGCTATAGGATCCAAGATTACTGGTGCTGGTGGTGGAGGAAGTATTATAGCATTGTGTCCTGGAAAGGTTGATAAGGTAGCTAAATGTATTGCAAAGGATGATAATGTTTTAAAAGTTAGATTCACAAAAAAAGGTGTTTCTTCAAGAGTTAGGAAATGA
- the amrB gene encoding AmmeMemoRadiSam system protein B, protein MIRKPAVSGTFYSDDEDELKQSIEDCFLSPFGVGKLPENVEKFEGDNYPINVMVPHAGFIYSGPIASYGYYEIAKHGIPDVFIILSPNHTGFGREISVFNEGEWNTPLGNVSVDKEFADTIISFSDIASADFEAHVREHSIEVQLPFLQFFSNDFKIVPITMGTQTLVTASDLATAIVSAAEKLGKSYCVIASTDLSHFNTQERANKVDGFVLEDIGEMNEFKLLEEIIQYNITMCGYGPVMSDIIISKLTGKEHCEILAYGTSGDVTGDFSQVVGYASAIFK, encoded by the coding sequence ATGATAAGAAAACCTGCTGTTAGTGGAACATTTTACTCCGATGATGAGGATGAGCTTAAGCAATCCATTGAGGATTGTTTTTTATCTCCTTTTGGAGTGGGTAAGTTGCCTGAGAATGTTGAAAAATTTGAAGGTGATAACTATCCGATTAATGTCATGGTTCCACATGCAGGATTCATTTATTCAGGCCCTATTGCTTCATATGGCTATTATGAAATAGCTAAGCATGGCATTCCTGATGTTTTTATTATATTGTCCCCAAACCATACTGGATTTGGTAGGGAGATTTCTGTTTTCAATGAAGGAGAATGGAATACTCCTCTTGGAAACGTAAGTGTTGACAAAGAATTTGCAGATACTATTATCTCTTTTTCAGATATTGCATCTGCAGACTTTGAAGCACATGTTAGGGAGCATTCCATAGAGGTTCAGCTCCCATTTTTACAATTTTTTTCTAATGATTTTAAGATAGTCCCAATAACCATGGGCACTCAAACTCTTGTTACAGCTTCAGATCTTGCAACAGCCATTGTCAGCGCAGCTGAAAAACTGGGCAAGTCCTACTGTGTTATTGCAAGCACTGATCTGTCTCATTTTAATACTCAAGAAAGAGCAAATAAGGTTGATGGTTTTGTTTTAGAGGATATTGGTGAAATGAATGAGTTTAAGTTATTGGAAGAAATAATTCAATATAATATTACAATGTGCGGCTATGGTCCTGTTATGAGTGATATCATTATTTCTAAGTTAACTGGGAAAGAACATTGTGAAATTCTTGCTTATGGTACAAGCGGGGATGTTACAGGGGATTTTTCCCAAGTTGTTGGTTATGCTTCAGCTATATTTAAATAA
- the rpsB gene encoding 30S ribosomal protein S2, translated as MANNELLIDLDNYLAAGLHIGTQQKTSDMEKYIFRVRSDGLYVLDIQKTDERIRQIAKLLAKYDPDDILVVATRQYGQAPVKKFGEITGAKTIPGRFIPGTLTNPTYNKFIEPKIIVVTDPRSDAQAILESKQNGIPVIALCDTENLLSFVDIAIPVNNKGRKAIALVYWLLARQILRERGTIPEDGDLDVEASDFELKF; from the coding sequence ATGGCAAATAACGAACTTTTAATTGATTTAGATAATTATTTAGCAGCAGGTTTACATATCGGAACCCAACAAAAAACAAGCGATATGGAAAAATACATATTCAGAGTAAGATCAGACGGTTTATATGTTTTAGACATTCAAAAAACAGATGAAAGAATCAGACAAATCGCAAAACTTTTAGCAAAATATGATCCTGATGACATTTTAGTAGTTGCTACCAGACAATACGGTCAAGCTCCTGTTAAAAAATTCGGAGAAATCACCGGTGCTAAAACCATTCCTGGTAGATTCATTCCTGGAACTTTGACCAACCCAACTTACAACAAGTTCATCGAACCAAAAATCATTGTTGTAACTGACCCAAGATCTGATGCACAAGCTATTCTAGAATCTAAACAAAATGGAATTCCTGTTATTGCTTTATGTGATACTGAAAACTTATTAAGCTTTGTTGACATTGCTATTCCTGTAAACAACAAAGGTAGAAAAGCTATTGCTTTAGTTTACTGGTTACTTGCAAGACAAATTTTAAGAGAAAGAGGAACTATTCCTGAAGATGGAGATTTAGACGTCGAAGCATCTGACTTTGAATTAAAATTCTAA
- a CDS encoding ferredoxin, whose product MAKVTVDQSKCEGADCAECADVCPMEVLVLEGDKIVVQNPEDCSLCEVCMDVCPEECVNVEDD is encoded by the coding sequence ATGGCTAAAGTTACTGTTGATCAAAGTAAATGTGAAGGAGCAGACTGCGCTGAATGTGCTGACGTTTGCCCTATGGAAGTATTAGTGCTTGAAGGGGACAAAATTGTTGTTCAAAATCCTGAAGACTGCAGCTTATGTGAAGTTTGTATGGATGTTTGTCCTGAAGAGTGTGTAAATGTAGAAGACGATTAA
- the eno gene encoding phosphopyruvate hydratase — MDSIIEDVQVRKILDSRGNPTVEVDVITWGGFGRAAAPSGASTGSREVVSFPEGGVDLIISEVEDVIASELIGMDAEDLVTIDELLKEVDGTENLSAIGGNTTVAVSMAAAKAAAASYGLPLYKYVGGNFVNELPFPLGNMMNGGAHAGINAPDIQEFLVVPIGAKNMVEAVFANAAIHKKLKELIQTKDSNFTGGKGDEGGWVPNITNDAALEIQAQACEEVGDELGIEIRPALDMASSELWDAEKGKYVYAQDGVERDTGDQIEFVKDIIETYNMFYVEDPFDESDFDGFAQLTAKVGDKCLICGDDLFVTNKELLAKGIEMNAANAIIIKPNQIGSLSETYATVKLAKENNVVPVVSHRSGETTDDTIAHLAVGLGSPMIKTGAIGGERIAKLNELIRIEEELPNPEMGKF, encoded by the coding sequence TTGGATAGTATAATAGAGGACGTTCAAGTTCGTAAGATTTTGGACAGTAGAGGAAATCCGACCGTCGAAGTAGACGTAATTACTTGGGGCGGTTTCGGTAGAGCTGCTGCACCTAGTGGGGCAAGTACTGGTTCAAGAGAAGTGGTATCTTTCCCTGAAGGCGGAGTAGATTTAATCATAAGTGAAGTTGAAGATGTTATTGCATCAGAACTTATTGGAATGGATGCAGAAGATCTTGTAACTATTGACGAATTATTGAAAGAAGTGGACGGTACTGAAAACCTTTCAGCTATTGGTGGAAATACTACTGTGGCTGTTTCAATGGCTGCTGCAAAAGCTGCTGCTGCTTCTTACGGTTTACCATTATACAAGTATGTCGGCGGAAACTTCGTAAACGAATTGCCATTCCCTCTTGGAAACATGATGAATGGTGGAGCACATGCAGGTATTAATGCTCCTGATATTCAAGAATTCTTGGTTGTTCCTATTGGAGCAAAAAATATGGTTGAAGCTGTATTTGCTAATGCAGCTATTCATAAAAAGCTAAAAGAATTAATCCAAACCAAAGACTCTAACTTCACCGGTGGAAAAGGAGACGAAGGTGGATGGGTGCCTAACATTACCAATGATGCTGCTTTGGAAATTCAAGCTCAGGCATGTGAAGAAGTCGGTGATGAATTAGGTATTGAAATCAGGCCTGCTTTAGACATGGCTTCCTCTGAATTATGGGATGCAGAGAAAGGCAAATATGTCTATGCTCAAGACGGTGTTGAAAGAGATACTGGAGATCAGATAGAATTTGTTAAAGACATTATTGAAACTTATAACATGTTTTACGTTGAAGATCCTTTCGATGAATCCGATTTCGATGGATTTGCACAATTAACCGCAAAAGTTGGAGATAAATGTTTAATTTGTGGTGATGATTTATTCGTAACCAACAAAGAATTGTTGGCTAAAGGTATTGAAATGAATGCAGCTAATGCAATCATCATTAAACCTAACCAAATCGGTTCTTTATCTGAAACTTATGCAACAGTTAAATTGGCTAAGGAAAACAATGTAGTTCCTGTTGTATCTCACAGATCTGGTGAAACCACTGATGATACCATTGCACACTTGGCAGTAGGTTTAGGTTCACCAATGATTAAAACCGGTGCTATTGGTGGAGAAAGAATAGCTAAATTAAATGAACTTATACGTATTGAAGAAGAACTTCCAAATCCTGAAATGGGTAAATTTTAA
- a CDS encoding DNA-directed RNA polymerase subunit K, translating to MGVKFMTTKNLTRFEKARLLGARAIQISMGAKPLVDTKKLDSLDPIDIAYAELKEDKLPLDVIRME from the coding sequence ATTGGAGTAAAATTTATGACAACAAAAAATTTAACAAGATTTGAAAAAGCTAGACTTCTTGGAGCAAGAGCAATACAAATTTCTATGGGAGCTAAACCTTTAGTCGATACTAAAAAATTAGATTCTTTAGATCCTATTGATATTGCATATGCTGAACTTAAAGAAGATAAGTTACCATTAGATGTAATTAGAATGGAATAA
- a CDS encoding DNA-directed RNA polymerase subunit N has protein sequence MIPIRCLSCGKPVSAYFDEYNRRIEAGEKSKDILDDLGLNRYCCRRMLISHVETWE, from the coding sequence ATGATTCCTATAAGATGCTTAAGTTGCGGAAAACCTGTATCAGCTTACTTCGATGAATACAATCGTAGAATCGAGGCTGGTGAAAAATCAAAAGATATTCTCGATGATTTAGGTTTAAATAGATACTGTTGTAGAAGAATGTTAATTTCTCATGTGGAAACATGGGAATAA
- a CDS encoding 30S ribosomal protein S9 → MVKVEHTSGKRKTAIARGTVKEGTGKVRINRVPLELYSPELARLKLQEPLTIAGDLANEVDFDIHVIGGGVMGQAEAARMVIAKGLVKWSQDMDLKDKFIHYDRTMLVGDPRRSEPKKYGGPGARARKQKSYR, encoded by the coding sequence ATGGTAAAAGTAGAACATACCAGTGGAAAACGTAAAACAGCTATTGCAAGAGGTACTGTTAAAGAAGGAACTGGTAAAGTTAGAATTAACAGGGTTCCTTTAGAACTTTACTCACCTGAACTTGCACGTTTGAAACTCCAAGAACCATTAACCATTGCAGGAGACCTTGCAAATGAAGTCGATTTCGACATTCATGTTATTGGTGGTGGAGTAATGGGTCAAGCTGAAGCTGCACGTATGGTTATTGCAAAAGGACTTGTCAAATGGTCTCAAGATATGGATTTAAAAGATAAATTCATCCACTACGACAGAACCATGTTAGTAGGAGATCCAAGACGTTCCGAACCTAAAAAATACGGTGGTCCTGGAGCAAGAGCACGTAAACAAAAAAGTTACAGGTAA
- a CDS encoding 50S ribosomal protein L13, translating into MIIDGEGHVLGRLASVISKSLLNGEEVVVLNAEKIMITGNKDWAYAKYKQRVDRASISNPRDLGPKYPRRPDDIFRRTVRGMLPFKKSKGRTAYKGLKAFVGVPAEYADAEIVNVPEAELRDLKKGIELGEVSKLLGANF; encoded by the coding sequence ATGATTATAGATGGAGAAGGACATGTATTAGGAAGATTAGCTAGTGTAATTAGTAAAAGTCTTCTTAACGGCGAAGAAGTAGTAGTTCTCAATGCTGAAAAAATCATGATTACTGGTAACAAAGATTGGGCTTATGCAAAATACAAACAAAGAGTAGATAGAGCAAGTATCTCTAACCCTCGTGACTTAGGTCCTAAATATCCTAGAAGACCAGATGATATATTCAGAAGAACTGTAAGAGGAATGTTACCATTCAAAAAGTCAAAAGGCCGTACCGCTTACAAAGGATTAAAAGCTTTTGTTGGTGTACCTGCTGAATATGCAGATGCTGAAATTGTAAATGTTCCTGAAGCAGAATTAAGAGACCTTAAAAAAGGTATTGAATTAGGAGAAGTTTCTAAACTTTTAGGAGCTAATTTCTAG
- a CDS encoding 50S ribosomal protein L18e — translation MVKKLTKTNPNLIELINKLYEKSNSENAAIWKDVAKRLSRANRQTAEVNLSDIARFASADDTVLIPGKVLSNGDLDKNVNVVAFKFSAKAQEKIENAGGECISIEEIMETNPKGSNIIIMG, via the coding sequence ATGGTTAAGAAATTAACAAAAACAAATCCTAACCTTATTGAACTTATTAATAAACTTTATGAAAAATCTAATAGTGAAAATGCAGCTATTTGGAAAGATGTTGCTAAAAGACTTTCAAGAGCTAATAGACAAACAGCTGAAGTTAACCTTTCAGATATTGCAAGATTTGCAAGTGCTGATGATACTGTTTTAATTCCTGGTAAAGTATTGTCTAACGGGGATTTAGATAAAAACGTAAATGTTGTTGCATTTAAATTTTCAGCTAAAGCTCAAGAAAAAATTGAAAATGCTGGTGGAGAATGTATCTCTATTGAAGAAATTATGGAAACTAATCCTAAAGGAAGCAACATTATAATTATGGGATAA
- a CDS encoding DNA-directed RNA polymerase subunit D, with the protein MEIEVKSQTDDEIVFIIRDAEVPFVNAIRRAAMVDVPKIAIENVNMLRNDSAMFNEVLAHRLGLTPLVSDMDAIEGMPLPEDEDYETSQGVMFSLVEEGPKTVYSKDLISSDSKIKPVYDTIPLVKLKEGESLNIEAEAKVGYGKEHAKWMPTTVCTYKQYPKITFNEDVDIDYDCANACPRGVLKSDRRSKEIKILDIENCSMCKSCVRASQQNGLNYINVGYHDNDFIFRIETDGSMPPKEVLLQACDKLGEKAEKFISFAENGG; encoded by the coding sequence ATGGAGATAGAAGTTAAAAGTCAAACTGATGATGAAATTGTTTTCATTATCCGTGATGCAGAAGTACCTTTTGTAAATGCTATTAGGAGAGCCGCAATGGTGGATGTTCCTAAAATAGCTATTGAAAATGTTAACATGCTTAGAAATGATTCAGCTATGTTTAATGAGGTGCTTGCTCACAGATTAGGTTTAACTCCTTTAGTTTCTGATATGGATGCTATTGAAGGAATGCCATTACCAGAAGATGAAGATTACGAGACCTCCCAAGGAGTCATGTTTTCTTTAGTTGAAGAAGGACCTAAAACTGTTTATTCCAAAGATTTAATTTCTTCAGACTCAAAGATTAAACCTGTATATGATACTATTCCTTTGGTAAAACTTAAAGAAGGAGAAAGCCTCAATATCGAAGCTGAAGCTAAAGTTGGTTACGGAAAGGAACATGCAAAATGGATGCCAACTACTGTGTGTACTTACAAGCAATATCCTAAAATAACTTTTAATGAAGACGTTGACATTGACTATGATTGTGCTAACGCTTGTCCTAGAGGAGTTTTAAAATCCGATAGGAGATCAAAGGAGATCAAAATTTTAGATATTGAAAATTGTAGTATGTGTAAAAGCTGTGTAAGGGCTTCACAACAAAACGGCTTAAACTACATTAATGTAGGGTATCATGATAATGATTTTATATTTAGAATAGAAACTGATGGATCAATGCCTCCTAAAGAAGTTTTATTACAAGCATGTGATAAATTAGGTGAAAAAGCAGAAAAATTTATCAGTTTTGCCGAAAATGGAGGGTAA
- a CDS encoding 30S ribosomal protein S11, producing MAKNEKWGIANIYSSFNNTIITVTDITGAETISQWSGGKVVRADRQQASPFAAMAAANRIADDAKEKGFVGLHIKVRAPGGNGPRSPGPGAQATIRALARAGIKIGKIEDITPIPHDGTGRPGGKRGRRV from the coding sequence ATGGCAAAAAACGAAAAATGGGGTATAGCTAATATTTACTCATCATTTAACAACACTATTATTACCGTAACTGATATTACTGGTGCTGAAACTATTTCACAATGGTCTGGTGGAAAAGTAGTTCGTGCAGACAGACAACAAGCTTCACCGTTTGCTGCTATGGCTGCTGCTAATAGGATTGCTGATGATGCTAAAGAAAAAGGATTTGTTGGATTACATATTAAAGTAAGAGCTCCTGGTGGAAACGGACCTAGAAGTCCTGGACCTGGTGCACAAGCAACTATTCGTGCTTTAGCAAGAGCTGGTATTAAAATAGGTAAGATTGAAGATATCACACCTATTCCTCACGACGGTACCGGAAGACCTGGTGGTAAAAGAGGAAGAAGAGTATAA
- a CDS encoding 30S ribosomal protein S4, giving the protein MGQPRKARKKYNTPPHPWNAERIKEENKLMTKYGLKNKKEIWKADTLVRRYSREARYLLGFSKDQMQEEKLELLGHLARTGVLPEGAALEDILNLTVEDILRRRLQTVVYKKGLARTPKEARMFVVHGHITLNGKKINSPSYVVLKGQEDDIGFYKSSPVAKQIEEYNNNRNKANVEENAE; this is encoded by the coding sequence ATGGGACAACCTAGAAAAGCAAGGAAAAAGTATAATACACCACCACATCCTTGGAATGCAGAAAGAATCAAAGAAGAAAACAAATTAATGACTAAATACGGCTTAAAAAATAAAAAAGAAATTTGGAAAGCTGATACTTTAGTTAGAAGATACAGTAGGGAAGCAAGATACTTACTTGGTTTCTCAAAAGATCAAATGCAAGAAGAAAAATTAGAATTATTAGGACATTTGGCTAGAACTGGTGTTTTGCCAGAAGGAGCTGCTCTTGAAGATATTTTAAACTTAACAGTTGAAGACATCTTAAGAAGAAGATTACAAACTGTTGTATACAAAAAAGGTTTAGCTCGTACTCCTAAAGAAGCAAGAATGTTTGTTGTACATGGTCACATAACTTTAAATGGTAAGAAAATCAACTCTCCAAGTTATGTAGTATTAAAAGGTCAAGAAGACGACATTGGCTTTTACAAATCTTCACCTGTTGCTAAACAAATTGAAGAGTACAATAACAACAGAAACAAAGCTAACGTTGAAGAAAATGCAGAATAG
- a CDS encoding 30S ribosomal protein S13 gives MEDEFKHLVRISRKDVDGNKTIEQALTEIKGVGMSLSKTICLTLDLDLKSQMGYISDEDVLKIEEILEDPQKFDIPDWMLNRREDYETGDNIHLIESDLDMTLRDDLNRMKKTRSYKGRRHERGLPVRGQRTKSTFRHSSTVGVSRSR, from the coding sequence ATGGAAGACGAATTCAAGCATTTAGTGCGTATTTCTAGAAAGGATGTAGATGGAAATAAAACCATTGAACAAGCTTTAACCGAGATTAAAGGTGTCGGTATGTCTTTATCCAAAACTATTTGTCTTACTTTAGATTTAGATTTAAAAAGTCAAATGGGTTATATTTCCGATGAAGATGTATTAAAAATCGAAGAAATTTTAGAAGATCCTCAAAAATTTGATATTCCTGATTGGATGTTAAATCGTAGAGAAGATTATGAAACTGGTGACAACATTCACTTAATCGAATCTGATCTTGACATGACTTTAAGAGATGATTTAAACAGAATGAAAAAGACCAGAAGTTACAAAGGTAGAAGACATGAACGTGGTTTACCTGTTAGAGGTCAAAGAACCAAATCAACTTTCAGACACAGTTCTACCGTTGGTGTAAGTCGTTCTAGATAA
- a CDS encoding RNA-guided pseudouridylation complex pseudouridine synthase subunit Cbf5 produces MKSNLVVKSNSFTSPDFGCKPEERPIEDYISKSVINLDKPSGPTSHEIDAWVKRILHCQKSGHGGTLDPKVTGVLPIGIDDATRAIQLLLTAPKEYVCLMRLHSEVSEDRIREVFEEFTGKIYQLPPVKSAVKRELRTRTIYYATIYEIDGRDVLFRIGCEAGTYVRTYCHNIGEALGVGAHMAELRRTQVGSFNEKNHLVTLQDVTDAYHFWKEDGDESFLREALLPMERAADYLPKVIIKDSAVDAICHGADLASGGISKLSDNIQINDFVAIETLKGELVAAGTALFTTDEILSADSGFVVKTSKVFMKPGIYPRLWK; encoded by the coding sequence ATGAAATCTAACTTAGTTGTTAAATCTAATAGTTTTACAAGTCCTGATTTTGGATGCAAACCTGAAGAAAGACCTATCGAGGATTATATCTCAAAAAGTGTTATTAATCTGGATAAGCCATCAGGTCCGACTTCTCATGAAATAGATGCATGGGTTAAAAGAATTTTGCACTGTCAGAAGTCAGGACATGGGGGAACATTGGATCCTAAGGTTACTGGTGTACTTCCAATAGGTATTGATGATGCAACTAGGGCCATTCAACTTTTGTTAACTGCTCCAAAGGAGTATGTTTGCTTAATGAGATTGCATAGTGAAGTAAGTGAAGATAGAATCAGGGAAGTTTTCGAAGAGTTTACAGGTAAGATTTACCAATTGCCTCCTGTTAAATCAGCTGTCAAAAGGGAATTGAGAACCCGTACAATCTATTATGCTACCATTTATGAAATTGATGGAAGGGATGTTCTTTTTAGGATAGGTTGTGAAGCTGGAACTTATGTCAGGACATATTGTCACAATATTGGGGAAGCTTTAGGCGTTGGTGCCCATATGGCGGAACTCAGAAGAACTCAGGTAGGTTCTTTCAATGAAAAAAATCATTTGGTTACTCTTCAGGATGTGACTGATGCATATCACTTCTGGAAGGAGGATGGTGACGAAAGCTTTTTGAGAGAAGCTCTCTTGCCAATGGAGAGGGCTGCAGACTATTTGCCGAAAGTCATCATAAAAGATTCTGCTGTGGATGCGATTTGTCACGGTGCAGATTTGGCAAGCGGAGGAATTTCAAAGCTATCTGATAATATTCAAATCAATGATTTTGTAGCTATCGAAACTTTAAAAGGTGAACTTGTAGCTGCAGGAACCGCATTGTTTACCACTGATGAAATATTGTCAGCAGACTCAGGTTTTGTTGTCAAAACTTCCAAGGTTTTCATGAAACCTGGTATTTATCCAAGATTATGGAAATAA
- a CDS encoding 50S ribosomal protein L14e, giving the protein MASIEVGRVCVKTAGREAGEKCAIVEIIDENFVEVVGEAVKNRRCNINHLEPTAETIDVSGDIDAIKAALADL; this is encoded by the coding sequence ATGGCATCAATCGAAGTAGGAAGAGTATGTGTTAAAACTGCTGGAAGAGAAGCAGGAGAAAAATGTGCAATTGTAGAAATTATTGATGAAAATTTTGTTGAAGTTGTTGGTGAAGCTGTAAAAAACAGAAGATGCAATATCAACCATTTAGAACCAACTGCTGAAACCATTGATGTTTCTGGCGATATTGACGCAATCAAAGCTGCTTTAGCTGACTTATAA
- the cmk gene encoding (d)CMP kinase → MIITIGGLAGTGTTTAAKVLSEKLDIPYLSTGSIFRQMAKERGMSVLEFGELAENDTSIDIEIDKRQAELAESSDNLIIEGRLSAYFVEADLKLWLITPFDVRAARIAEREDKTVDLAKEEIIIREESEAVRYKEIHDIDISSMDIYDLVINSGTFLPEQIADIIINTLKVI, encoded by the coding sequence ATGATTATAACTATCGGTGGGCTTGCTGGAACTGGAACAACTACAGCGGCTAAAGTATTATCAGAAAAATTGGATATTCCTTATTTGTCTACAGGATCAATTTTCCGTCAGATGGCTAAAGAAAGAGGAATGTCTGTTTTAGAATTCGGTGAACTTGCTGAAAATGATACTAGCATCGATATTGAAATTGACAAAAGACAGGCTGAGCTTGCTGAATCTTCAGATAACTTAATTATTGAAGGAAGGCTCTCCGCATATTTCGTAGAGGCTGACTTGAAACTATGGTTAATAACACCATTTGATGTTCGTGCTGCCAGAATTGCAGAAAGAGAAGACAAAACTGTTGATTTAGCTAAAGAAGAAATCATAATACGAGAAGAAAGCGAAGCTGTAAGATATAAAGAAATTCATGATATTGATATATCAAGCATGGATATATATGATTTAGTTATTAATTCAGGAACCTTTTTGCCTGAACAGATAGCTGATATAATTATAAATACATTAAAGGTGATTTAA